Proteins encoded within one genomic window of Kibdelosporangium phytohabitans:
- a CDS encoding ABC transporter substrate-binding protein: MSRRTLLAGMGAFALSACGDSSSSTPANPAPEIPEIRLGVLKVTDTAPLFVAQREGIFAKYGLNPKFVTMELTGDQRPDLEVGGQADVAFDSWVTIFLNITDGADWVVLGEAYQAAPRCTGLVAGSKSRMRTISDLTSKPIGVNNLRGLGVLLTNSLLRTSGMKPTDVKYVEKPFDALADAVRNGEVAAAWMVEPYMTRSQLEAGCVLFADTAVGPTADFPQSGYACARSFARKNPNTVRAFQLALAEAQQRSLDRSLVENVLPEYISVSKNVAQLMNLGNYPSTTLAIRPQRVADLMLEQQFMAQKIEVNKRMASINPPS; encoded by the coding sequence ATGAGCCGCCGCACACTGCTCGCCGGTATGGGTGCCTTCGCGTTGAGCGCCTGCGGCGACTCGTCCTCGTCGACGCCGGCCAACCCCGCGCCGGAGATCCCGGAGATCCGGCTGGGTGTGCTGAAGGTGACCGACACCGCACCGTTGTTCGTGGCGCAGCGCGAGGGGATCTTCGCCAAGTACGGCCTGAACCCGAAGTTCGTCACCATGGAGCTGACCGGCGACCAGCGCCCGGACCTCGAAGTGGGCGGCCAGGCCGACGTGGCCTTCGACAGCTGGGTCACCATCTTCCTCAACATCACCGACGGCGCCGACTGGGTCGTGCTCGGTGAGGCGTACCAGGCCGCGCCGCGGTGCACGGGGCTCGTCGCGGGCTCGAAGTCCCGGATGCGCACGATCTCCGACCTGACCAGCAAGCCGATCGGTGTGAACAACCTCCGCGGGCTCGGCGTGCTGCTGACCAACAGTTTGCTGCGCACCAGCGGGATGAAGCCGACGGACGTCAAGTACGTCGAGAAGCCGTTCGACGCGCTCGCCGACGCCGTGCGCAACGGCGAGGTCGCGGCGGCCTGGATGGTCGAGCCGTACATGACCCGCTCGCAGCTGGAAGCCGGGTGCGTGCTGTTCGCCGACACGGCCGTCGGCCCGACCGCGGACTTCCCGCAGTCCGGCTACGCCTGCGCACGCAGCTTCGCGCGCAAGAACCCGAACACGGTGCGCGCGTTCCAGCTCGCCCTCGCCGAGGCGCAGCAGCGCTCGCTCGACCGGTCGCTGGTGGAGAACGTGCTACCCGAGTACATCTCGGTCAGCAAGAACGTGGCGCAGCTGATGAACCTGGGCAACTACCCCAGCACCACGCTGGCCATCCGCCCGCAGCGCGTGGCCGACCTGATGCTGGAACAGCAGTTCATGGCGCAGAAGATCGAAGTCAACAAGCGCATGGCGAGCATCAACCCGCCGTCATGA
- a CDS encoding oxygenase MpaB family protein: MSTSRAAISNIHVTGWHSVLKCHEMYGPGPLTPKQEERYWAECVTAAELQTCKPSDVPRSREEVRAYYAEVRPRLCTSERAHQGMHYLVRTEGGKGRRKISAVSRLMAPATIATLPKWMRTVGGSDQPALVDRVVVPATRTAIRSLVNRGPQTYLSVLGDVIPATRRVAAQHLLHRTTPPNPHTLTPAEAKLRYGRPAS; encoded by the coding sequence GTGAGCACCAGCCGTGCGGCCATCTCGAACATCCACGTCACGGGATGGCACTCGGTGCTCAAGTGCCACGAGATGTACGGCCCCGGCCCGCTCACGCCCAAGCAGGAGGAGCGGTACTGGGCCGAGTGCGTGACCGCCGCCGAGTTACAGACGTGCAAACCCTCTGACGTGCCACGATCTCGCGAGGAGGTGCGTGCGTACTACGCGGAGGTCCGGCCCCGGCTGTGTACGTCCGAACGGGCCCACCAGGGCATGCACTACCTGGTGCGCACCGAGGGCGGCAAAGGACGCCGCAAGATCAGCGCCGTCAGCCGTCTCATGGCACCGGCCACCATCGCCACATTACCGAAGTGGATGCGCACGGTCGGTGGCTCCGACCAACCCGCGTTGGTCGATCGCGTGGTTGTTCCCGCGACACGCACGGCGATCCGCTCGCTCGTCAACCGCGGTCCGCAGACCTACTTGTCGGTGCTCGGAGACGTCATCCCAGCGACCCGCCGCGTGGCTGCCCAGCATCTGCTGCACCGGACCACGCCACCGAATCCGCACACGTTGACTCCGGCGGAGGCGAAGCTGCGCTACGGCCGTCCCGCCAGTTGA
- a CDS encoding phosphatase PAP2 family protein, producing MQPTINRLVPHGLVPLIVVLASVCALVVTTLGLLFAGEHTGTAVDDYVHWSVYRQFVGERGLLQAMLTPTDPVLLVVVIGLIVMGAVALRRPRLAVLAVAGPVLSAVFSSAVLKPAFGRTINNGSLAFPSGHTATMVAVLTVLVLATFATRTTVLVLTAAGALIVAVIGATALVGMKYHYITDTVGGACVAIATVLTVALVIDRAAGRRTVKNAARDEEPVTSGTR from the coding sequence GTGCAGCCGACGATCAACCGACTCGTTCCGCACGGACTCGTGCCGCTGATCGTGGTCCTCGCCTCGGTCTGTGCCCTCGTGGTCACCACGCTGGGCCTGCTCTTCGCGGGGGAGCACACCGGCACCGCCGTCGACGACTACGTCCACTGGTCGGTGTACCGCCAGTTCGTCGGCGAACGGGGACTGCTGCAGGCGATGCTGACGCCCACCGATCCTGTCCTCCTGGTCGTCGTGATCGGCCTGATCGTGATGGGTGCGGTCGCACTGAGGCGGCCCCGGCTGGCCGTTCTCGCTGTCGCGGGGCCGGTGCTCTCGGCCGTGTTCAGCAGCGCGGTGCTCAAGCCGGCGTTCGGCCGGACCATCAACAACGGGTCGTTGGCGTTCCCGAGCGGGCACACCGCCACCATGGTCGCCGTGCTGACGGTGTTGGTGCTGGCCACCTTCGCCACGCGTACGACCGTGCTCGTCCTGACCGCAGCGGGTGCGCTCATCGTCGCGGTCATCGGCGCGACGGCGCTTGTGGGCATGAAGTACCACTACATTACCGACACCGTCGGCGGCGCGTGTGTGGCCATCGCGACCGTGCTCACCGTCGCGTTGGTGATCGACCGTGCCGCCGGTCGTCGCACTGTCAAGAACGCTGCGCGGGACGAGGAGCCTGTCACCAGCGGGACGCGGTGA
- a CDS encoding phytoene desaturase family protein has product MNDAGVDAVVVGGGHNGLVAAAYLARAGLSVLVLERRAEVGGAAVSFRAFDSVDVRLSRYSYLVSLLPREIADDLGLRVRLRRRRISSYTPVGSGGILADDPASLGADADAWQRFYAMTGSVAERVFPTLTEPLPTKDQLRERVGDDRAWHALFEEPLSEVIESTFTDDTIRGIVLTDALIGTFAPADDPLLRQNRCFLYHVIGNGTGDWDVPVGGMGAVTAELARAAQEAGARIVTGAEVTAIDPGGEVTYRVGDEERTVAGGHVLANVAPRTLAALLGETPDAQPEGAQLKVNMVLRRLPRLKDSTVDPRDAFSGTFHVNESYRQLATAYREADGGRIPTLPPCEIYCHSLTDPSILGPSAQAADMHTLTLFGLHMPARLFRDDNEKAREEALRATLRSLDSVLGESIEDCVLPGCVEAKTPVDLENELGLPAGHIFHQDLSWPYGEEGTWGVETGHDRVLLCGAGAQRGGGVSGIPGHNAAMAVLRSR; this is encoded by the coding sequence ATGAACGATGCCGGGGTGGACGCGGTCGTCGTGGGTGGCGGGCACAACGGGCTGGTCGCGGCGGCGTACCTGGCGCGGGCCGGGCTGTCGGTGCTCGTGCTGGAGCGGCGGGCCGAGGTGGGCGGCGCGGCGGTGTCGTTCCGCGCCTTCGACTCGGTCGACGTGCGGCTGTCGCGCTACTCGTACCTCGTCAGCCTGTTGCCCCGCGAGATCGCCGACGACCTCGGTCTGCGGGTCCGGCTGCGCAGGCGCCGGATCTCGTCCTACACACCGGTCGGTTCCGGCGGGATCCTCGCCGACGACCCCGCGTCGCTCGGCGCGGACGCCGATGCCTGGCAACGCTTCTACGCGATGACGGGATCAGTCGCCGAGCGGGTCTTCCCGACGCTGACCGAGCCGCTGCCCACCAAGGACCAGCTGCGTGAACGCGTCGGCGACGACCGCGCGTGGCACGCGTTGTTCGAAGAGCCGTTGAGCGAGGTGATCGAGTCCACCTTCACCGACGACACGATCAGGGGAATCGTGCTGACCGACGCGCTGATCGGCACGTTCGCCCCCGCGGACGACCCGTTGCTGCGCCAGAACAGGTGTTTCCTCTACCACGTGATCGGCAACGGCACGGGGGACTGGGACGTGCCGGTCGGCGGGATGGGCGCGGTCACGGCCGAACTGGCCAGGGCGGCCCAGGAGGCCGGCGCACGGATCGTGACCGGCGCGGAGGTGACCGCGATCGACCCCGGCGGCGAGGTGACGTACCGGGTCGGCGACGAGGAACGGACTGTCGCGGGTGGACACGTCCTGGCCAACGTGGCGCCACGCACCCTCGCCGCGTTGCTGGGTGAAACCCCCGACGCGCAACCGGAAGGCGCCCAACTCAAGGTGAACATGGTGTTGCGCAGGCTGCCCCGGCTCAAGGACAGCACTGTCGACCCACGGGACGCCTTCTCCGGGACGTTCCACGTCAACGAGAGCTACCGGCAACTCGCGACGGCGTACCGGGAAGCCGACGGCGGCCGGATCCCGACCCTGCCGCCGTGTGAGATCTACTGCCACTCGCTGACCGACCCGTCCATCCTCGGCCCGTCGGCCCAGGCGGCGGACATGCACACGCTGACCCTGTTCGGCCTGCACATGCCCGCCCGGCTGTTCCGCGACGACAACGAGAAAGCCCGCGAAGAAGCATTGCGGGCGACACTGCGATCGCTGGACAGCGTGCTCGGCGAGTCCATCGAGGACTGCGTACTGCCGGGCTGCGTCGAGGCGAAAACACCCGTCGACCTGGAGAACGAACTCGGCCTGCCCGCCGGGCACATCTTCCACCAGGACCTGTCCTGGCCCTACGGCGAGGAAGGCACGTGGGGCGTGGAGACCGGGCACGACCGGGTGCTGCTCTGCGGCGCGGGCGCACAACGCGGCGGCGGCGTGAGCGGGATACCAGGCCACAACGCGGCGATGGCCGTACTGAGAAGTCGCTGA
- a CDS encoding ceramidase domain-containing protein: MQRDYVDNYCERTDGSFWSEPLNAVSNVSFLIASVAAWLVVRRTARAAGAPAAELYALPALIFVIFFGSSAFHTTATRWGLALDSGSIAVFMVYFIVLWARLYWDLPWSRAWIAAPIFLAFTALISLLPIGMPGTYLAAVLGLVVLAGLLLFSRHEDRKTHWPWYLGTALVFAVSLTSRTLDQPLCDEMPIGTHYIWHTLNGVVLYLVTHAAVVRWRQSNGVAAANRA, encoded by the coding sequence ATGCAGCGGGACTACGTGGACAACTACTGCGAACGGACCGACGGCTCGTTCTGGAGTGAGCCGCTCAACGCGGTCAGCAACGTCTCGTTCCTGATCGCATCCGTCGCCGCGTGGCTCGTCGTCCGCCGTACGGCGCGTGCGGCGGGCGCCCCAGCGGCCGAGCTGTACGCGTTGCCTGCGCTGATCTTCGTGATCTTCTTCGGCAGCAGCGCGTTCCACACCACGGCGACCCGCTGGGGCCTGGCGCTGGACAGCGGGTCGATCGCAGTGTTCATGGTCTACTTCATCGTGCTGTGGGCCCGGCTGTACTGGGACCTGCCATGGTCACGGGCCTGGATAGCGGCGCCGATCTTCCTGGCGTTCACAGCGCTGATCTCGCTGCTGCCGATCGGCATGCCGGGCACCTACCTGGCGGCGGTGCTCGGCCTGGTCGTCCTCGCGGGCCTGCTGTTGTTCTCCCGCCACGAGGACCGCAAGACCCACTGGCCCTGGTACCTGGGCACAGCGCTGGTCTTCGCGGTCTCGCTGACCTCACGCACGCTCGACCAGCCGCTGTGCGACGAGATGCCGATCGGCACCCACTACATCTGGCACACGCTCAACGGCGTCGTGCTGTACCTCGTCACACACGCGGCGGTCGTTCGGTGGCGCCAGTCGAACGGCGTGGCCGCCGCCAACCGCGCCTAG
- a CDS encoding DUF397 domain-containing protein encodes MTHNNVRTYDEAGEGWYKSSFSNSAGGSCVEVKRDQGQFFVRDSKDKRADQPIIGVGSASWAAFLSTLS; translated from the coding sequence TTGACGCACAACAACGTCCGCACCTACGACGAGGCTGGGGAAGGCTGGTACAAGAGCAGCTTCAGCAACTCGGCTGGGGGATCCTGCGTCGAGGTGAAGCGCGACCAGGGCCAGTTCTTCGTGCGGGACAGCAAGGACAAGCGCGCTGACCAGCCGATCATCGGCGTGGGGTCGGCGAGCTGGGCTGCGTTCCTCAGCACGCTGTCCTGA
- a CDS encoding Scr1 family TA system antitoxin-like transcriptional regulator gives MPQPVSPVVARWELALRLRKRREQVGIDVRKITQVLGFTRNYWSAVENERKILSEDSLIQIIDLFEFGKDDRAELLELREAAKEHGWWSRYSAILDDDLQRLFGLEHGAHSVRGYESLLIPGLLQTAEYATALMTPDVNLRQVEVAQRVESRMRRQDRLTGENPLRMTQLVSEAALRQEIGGPAVLGRQLDHVITMVERYPDTIDFRVIPFQAQSCGLFGAATVHLIDFENPRLPTLIWQETVTSWGIIDDQTSVLNISGTFRDGMRRALSSADSLKLLQNRIKELV, from the coding sequence GTGCCGCAACCGGTCTCGCCCGTCGTGGCGCGCTGGGAACTCGCCCTCCGGTTGCGCAAGCGCCGCGAGCAAGTGGGCATCGACGTCAGGAAGATCACCCAGGTACTCGGCTTCACGCGCAATTACTGGTCCGCCGTCGAGAACGAGCGGAAAATCCTGTCCGAGGACAGCCTTATCCAGATCATCGACCTTTTCGAGTTCGGCAAGGACGATCGAGCCGAACTGCTCGAACTGCGGGAAGCGGCCAAAGAACACGGTTGGTGGAGCCGTTATTCCGCGATTCTTGACGACGATCTGCAACGGCTTTTCGGATTGGAGCACGGCGCCCACAGCGTCAGGGGGTACGAAAGCCTTCTCATTCCAGGACTTCTGCAGACCGCTGAATACGCGACCGCGCTGATGACCCCCGACGTCAATCTGCGGCAGGTCGAAGTGGCGCAGCGAGTCGAGTCACGCATGCGCAGACAAGACCGCCTGACCGGCGAGAACCCGTTGCGTATGACTCAGCTCGTCAGCGAGGCCGCGCTGCGGCAGGAGATCGGCGGACCCGCCGTCCTCGGCCGCCAGCTCGACCATGTCATCACGATGGTCGAGCGGTATCCGGATACCATCGATTTCCGGGTCATCCCGTTCCAGGCACAGTCCTGCGGCCTTTTCGGCGCAGCGACCGTCCATCTCATTGACTTCGAGAATCCACGACTGCCCACCTTGATCTGGCAGGAAACGGTGACGTCGTGGGGAATAATCGACGACCAAACCAGCGTCCTCAATATTTCCGGCACGTTCCGCGACGGCATGCGACGAGCTCTGAGCAGTGCGGATTCTCTGAAGTTGCTCCAAAACCGCATCAAGGAGCTAGTTTGA
- the rocD gene encoding ornithine--oxo-acid transaminase, with protein sequence MTVDAATTRDYIALDERWSTHNYHPLPVVLAEGEGAWMTDVDGRRYLDFLAGYSALNFGHRHPGLVAAAKAQLDRLTLTSRAFHHDQFGLFCRELAELTGTEMVLPANSGAEAVESAVKIARKWAYQVKGVPDGAAEIVVAGANFHGRTTTIISFSTDADARNDFGPFTPGFKTVPYGDIDALRSAITGNSAAVLLEPIQGEAGVVVPPKGYLAEVRQICDDTDTLFIADEVQSGLARTGAMLALDHEGIRADLYTLGKALGGGIMPVSAVVGRADVLGRLKPGEHGSTFGGNPLACAVGRAVVKLLATGEFQERSRELGAYLHSRLGELDGVAEVRGRGLWAGVQIAEGGPTGRQASEALMARGVLCKETQEMTLRVAPPLVITREEIDFGVDAIAEVLTAP encoded by the coding sequence ATGACTGTGGACGCCGCCACCACCCGTGACTACATCGCCCTCGACGAACGCTGGAGCACGCACAACTACCACCCGCTGCCCGTGGTGCTCGCCGAGGGCGAGGGCGCGTGGATGACCGATGTGGACGGTCGGCGCTACCTCGACTTCCTCGCCGGGTACTCCGCGCTGAACTTCGGCCACCGGCACCCCGGCCTGGTCGCAGCCGCCAAGGCCCAGCTCGACCGGCTGACGCTGACCAGCCGGGCGTTCCACCACGACCAGTTCGGACTGTTCTGCCGCGAACTGGCCGAGCTGACCGGCACCGAGATGGTGCTGCCCGCCAACTCGGGCGCGGAAGCGGTCGAGTCCGCGGTGAAGATCGCCCGCAAGTGGGCATACCAGGTCAAGGGAGTGCCGGACGGCGCCGCGGAGATCGTCGTGGCGGGCGCGAACTTCCACGGCCGCACCACGACGATCATCTCGTTCTCCACCGACGCGGACGCCCGCAACGACTTCGGCCCCTTCACGCCGGGCTTCAAAACCGTGCCGTACGGCGACATCGACGCACTGCGCTCGGCGATCACCGGCAACTCGGCGGCGGTGCTGCTCGAGCCGATCCAGGGCGAAGCGGGCGTGGTCGTGCCGCCGAAGGGCTACCTGGCCGAGGTCCGCCAGATCTGCGACGACACCGACACCCTGTTCATCGCCGACGAGGTCCAGTCCGGCCTGGCCAGGACCGGCGCGATGCTGGCGCTGGACCACGAAGGCATCCGCGCCGACCTGTACACCCTCGGCAAGGCGCTGGGCGGCGGGATCATGCCGGTGTCGGCGGTGGTCGGCCGCGCCGACGTCCTCGGCAGGCTCAAGCCAGGCGAGCACGGCTCCACGTTCGGCGGCAACCCACTGGCGTGCGCGGTCGGCCGCGCGGTGGTCAAGCTGCTCGCCACCGGCGAATTCCAGGAGCGGTCCCGCGAGCTGGGCGCGTACCTGCACTCACGTCTGGGTGAACTGGACGGCGTGGCCGAGGTCCGCGGCCGAGGTTTGTGGGCGGGCGTGCAGATCGCCGAGGGCGGCCCGACCGGGCGTCAGGCCTCCGAGGCGCTGATGGCGCGTGGCGTGCTGTGCAAGGAGACGCAGGAGATGACCCTCCGGGTCGCGCCGCCGCTGGTGATCACCCGTGAGGAGATCGACTTCGGCGTCGACGCGATCGCCGAGGTGCTCACAGCCCCGTGA
- a CDS encoding PPK2 family polyphosphate kinase, giving the protein MGMGRVRDALRFRDGKKNAVKPGDFPVGPTSKSNAAKQLQATADRLDQLQEALYASASQSVLLVLQGMDTSGKGGTIRHACGLVNPQGLHIKSFKKPTRTELKHDFLWRVRRALPTPGMIGVFDRSHYEDVLIAKVDSLVEPDEVEKRYDLINAFEQELADSGVVLIKCFLNISREEQRKRLIARLERPEKHWKYNPADLDARSKWDDYQDAYADALTRCDTDTAPWFVVPSDHKWYRNWAVSQLLLETLESMDPQYPEPSFDVEEELKRVKAAN; this is encoded by the coding sequence ATGGGTATGGGACGTGTGCGGGACGCGCTTCGGTTCCGGGACGGCAAGAAGAACGCCGTCAAACCGGGCGACTTCCCGGTCGGGCCGACGTCGAAGTCGAACGCGGCGAAACAACTGCAGGCCACCGCCGACCGGCTCGACCAGCTGCAGGAAGCGCTCTACGCGAGCGCCTCGCAGAGCGTCCTGCTCGTCCTGCAGGGCATGGACACCTCGGGCAAGGGCGGCACGATCCGGCACGCCTGCGGCCTGGTCAACCCGCAGGGCCTGCACATCAAGTCGTTCAAGAAACCGACCCGCACGGAGTTGAAGCACGACTTCCTCTGGCGCGTCCGCCGTGCCCTGCCCACCCCGGGCATGATCGGCGTGTTCGACCGCTCGCACTACGAGGACGTCCTCATCGCCAAGGTCGACAGCCTGGTCGAACCGGACGAGGTGGAGAAGCGGTACGACCTGATCAACGCCTTCGAGCAGGAACTGGCCGACAGCGGCGTCGTGCTGATCAAGTGCTTCCTGAACATCTCCCGCGAGGAGCAGCGCAAGCGGCTGATCGCCCGGCTGGAGCGGCCGGAGAAGCACTGGAAGTACAACCCGGCGGACCTCGACGCGCGGTCCAAGTGGGACGACTACCAGGACGCGTACGCCGACGCGCTGACACGGTGCGACACCGACACCGCGCCGTGGTTCGTCGTCCCGTCCGACCACAAGTGGTACCGCAACTGGGCGGTCTCGCAGCTGTTGCTGGAGACGCTGGAAAGCATGGACCCGCAGTACCCCGAGCCGTCGTTCGACGTGGAGGAAGAACTCAAGCGCGTCAAAGCAGCCAACTGA
- a CDS encoding TIGR03842 family LLM class F420-dependent oxidoreductase, with amino-acid sequence MDIGVVLQTDPPATEVVRLMKAADERGFTYGWTFDSVVLWQEPFVIYSQILAATQHLTVGPMVTNPSTRDWSVTASLFATLNDMFGNRTVCGIGRGDSARRVIGQKPATLATLRDAMHVIKELAEGREVEHHGTPVRIPWVRAGKLGMWMAAYGPKALRLVGEQADGFILQTADPAITRWTIGAVREAAVAAGRDPSEITMCVAAPAYVGDDVAHQRDQLRWFGGMVGNHVADLVERYGDSGPVPRELTDYIKGRKDYDYAHHGKAGNPSTDFVPDGIVDRFCLVGPESAHIERLRELKELGVDQFSLYLMHDQRDETLNAYSKIIENL; translated from the coding sequence ATGGACATCGGCGTCGTACTGCAGACCGATCCGCCCGCGACGGAGGTCGTGCGGCTGATGAAGGCCGCCGACGAGCGGGGCTTCACCTACGGGTGGACGTTCGACTCGGTGGTGCTGTGGCAGGAGCCGTTCGTGATCTACTCGCAGATCCTGGCCGCGACGCAGCACCTGACCGTCGGCCCGATGGTGACCAATCCGTCCACACGCGACTGGTCGGTGACGGCGTCGTTGTTCGCGACGTTGAACGACATGTTCGGCAACCGGACGGTGTGCGGGATCGGCCGCGGCGACTCGGCCAGGCGGGTGATCGGCCAGAAACCGGCGACGCTGGCGACACTGCGCGACGCGATGCACGTGATCAAGGAGCTCGCCGAGGGCCGCGAGGTCGAGCACCACGGCACGCCCGTGCGCATCCCCTGGGTGCGTGCGGGCAAGCTCGGCATGTGGATGGCCGCGTACGGCCCGAAAGCGCTGCGACTGGTCGGTGAGCAGGCCGACGGGTTCATCCTGCAGACCGCCGACCCGGCCATCACCCGGTGGACGATCGGCGCGGTGCGGGAAGCGGCGGTGGCGGCGGGGCGGGATCCGTCCGAGATCACCATGTGCGTCGCGGCCCCGGCCTATGTCGGCGACGACGTGGCGCACCAACGGGACCAGTTGCGGTGGTTCGGCGGCATGGTCGGCAACCACGTGGCGGACCTGGTGGAGCGCTACGGGGATTCCGGGCCGGTGCCACGGGAGCTGACCGACTACATCAAGGGCCGCAAGGACTACGACTACGCCCACCACGGCAAGGCAGGCAACCCGTCGACCGACTTCGTGCCCGACGGGATCGTCGACCGCTTCTGCCTGGTCGGCCCCGAGTCGGCGCACATCGAGCGGTTGCGGGAGCTCAAGGAGCTCGGCGTCGACCAGTTCTCGCTGTACCTGATGCACGACCAGCGCGACGAGACGCTCAACGCCTACAGCAAAATCATCGAAAACCTCTGA
- the hydA gene encoding dihydropyrimidinase yields the protein MRTLIKGGTVLSATGAVLADVLVDGETVAALSAPGIEWQAGKVIDATGKYVLPGGIDAHTHMEMPFGGTSSNDTFETGTTAAAWGGTTTIIDFAVQAKGTTLQSTLDKWHSKADGNCAIDYGFHMIVSDVNDTSLKEMQTCIDQGVNSFKMFMAYPGVFYATDGEILRAMQRAENTGGLIMMHAENGIAIDELVAQALREGRTDPVQHGLTRPSALEGEATSRAITLAKVTGAPLYIVHLSAAEALEAVANARNTGQNVFAETCPQYLYLSIEDLAKPGFEGSKYVASPPLRPKEHQASLWNGLRTNDLSVVSTDHCPFCFNEQKELGRGDFSKIPNGIPGVEHRMDLLHQGVVAGELSLARWVEITSTTPARMFGLYPRKGTISPGSDADIVVYDPAAKQTLSVETHHMNVDYSAYEGMEITGKVDTVLSRGRVVVAGNAFHGSAGHGQFLSRDLCQYLN from the coding sequence ATGCGGACCCTGATCAAGGGCGGGACCGTGCTCAGCGCGACGGGCGCGGTGCTCGCCGACGTCCTCGTCGACGGTGAGACGGTCGCCGCGCTGTCGGCGCCGGGCATCGAGTGGCAGGCCGGCAAGGTGATCGACGCGACCGGCAAGTACGTGCTGCCGGGCGGGATCGACGCGCACACGCACATGGAGATGCCGTTCGGCGGGACGTCGTCCAACGACACGTTCGAGACCGGCACGACCGCGGCCGCGTGGGGCGGCACGACCACGATCATCGACTTCGCCGTGCAGGCGAAGGGAACCACCTTGCAGTCCACTCTGGACAAGTGGCACAGCAAGGCCGACGGCAACTGCGCGATCGACTACGGGTTCCACATGATCGTGTCGGACGTCAACGACACGTCGCTCAAGGAGATGCAGACCTGCATCGACCAGGGTGTGAACAGCTTCAAGATGTTCATGGCCTACCCGGGCGTGTTCTACGCGACCGACGGCGAGATCCTGCGGGCGATGCAGCGCGCCGAGAACACCGGCGGCCTGATCATGATGCACGCCGAGAACGGCATCGCGATCGACGAGCTCGTGGCGCAGGCGTTGCGGGAAGGCAGGACCGACCCGGTCCAGCACGGGCTGACGCGTCCCTCGGCGCTGGAGGGCGAGGCGACGTCACGCGCGATCACGCTGGCCAAGGTCACCGGCGCACCGCTGTACATCGTGCACCTGTCGGCCGCCGAAGCGCTCGAAGCCGTGGCGAACGCACGCAATACGGGCCAGAACGTGTTCGCCGAGACATGCCCGCAGTACCTGTACCTGTCCATCGAGGACTTGGCGAAGCCGGGCTTCGAAGGATCGAAGTACGTGGCCTCTCCCCCGCTGCGCCCCAAGGAGCACCAGGCGTCGCTGTGGAACGGGTTGCGCACCAACGACCTCTCGGTGGTGTCGACCGACCACTGCCCGTTCTGCTTCAACGAGCAGAAGGAGCTCGGCCGCGGCGACTTCTCCAAGATCCCCAACGGGATCCCCGGTGTCGAGCACCGGATGGACCTGCTGCACCAAGGGGTGGTCGCCGGGGAGCTCTCGCTGGCCCGGTGGGTCGAGATCACGTCGACGACACCTGCCCGGATGTTCGGCCTGTACCCGCGCAAGGGAACGATTTCCCCCGGCTCGGACGCGGACATCGTGGTGTACGACCCGGCGGCGAAGCAGACGTTGTCGGTGGAGACACACCACATGAACGTCGACTACTCGGCGTACGAGGGCATGGAGATCACTGGCAAGGTGGACACCGTGCTGTCCCGTGGCCGGGTTGTCGTGGCGGGCAACGCGTTCCACGGCTCGGCCGGGCACGGCCAGTTCCTGTCCCGTGACCTGTGCCAGTACCTGAACTAG